The sequence CGGCCCACGGCTTGAAACGCATCGCCAAACGGGCGATGCTCGGACTGTCTCGTACCGGAGCGACGTCCTCCAACGGAAGCGGAGACTATGTGATCGCTTTCTCGACGGCCCCCTCGCTCCGCAGTGCGTTCGAGTCCCAGGCGCTGGAGGATGGCGGCCCGGTCGTGCGCAACGACAGCCTCTCCCCGTTGTTCCAGGCGACGATCGAGGCGACCGAAGAAGCGGTATACAACTCGATGCTCAAGGCGGTGAGCGTCACCGGACGAGACGGCAACCAGCGAGAAGCCTTGCCCATCGACCGGCTCCTTCAGATCGGGAGGAAGTACAACCGCCTGCACCCGCCGGGAGGTGGACGATAAGCGACGAGAGAATTCGAGTCCTCCAAATCTGCGATCACCTCGGTTGGACGGGTTCGCGCATGCACGGCGTCAAGAGGTTGTTCGCCTGGATGATTCCGCGCTTCGACCGCTCTCGCTTTCACGTCTCGCTTTTGAGCCTCCGGAAGAAAGACGTCTCCGAGGACCCGCTGGAGAGCTACGGTTTTCCCGTGTACTACCTCGAGAAGGGAAAATTCGACCCGACGACGCTTCCGGCGCTCGTCTCGCTTCTGAGCCGACTCCGCATCGATGTCGTTCAAACGCACGGGTACGGGGCCACGACGTTCGGAAGGCTGGCGGCCGTTTGGCGAGGGATCCCTAACGTGCTCCACGAGCACGCCAACCTGACCGATACGCCCTGGTTCCAGAAGATTCCCGACAAGCTCCTCGATCCCTTCACCGACGTCGCGATCGCCGTCTCCGCCTCGACCCGAGAGTTCTGCATCCACGCGCGCAGGCTCTCTCCCGAGCGCGTAAAGCGAGTGTATCTCGGTGCCCCGCTCGAGGATTTTCGGCCCTTCTCTGGTGATGCCGCTCTCGCCGCACGTCGGAGGCTCGGCCTTCCCGACCGAGGCGAGATCTTCGGCACCGTGACCCGCCTCCACGAGTCGAAAGGCAACCGCTACTTTCTCGATGCCGCTTCCATCCTTGCCAGCAAACGCCCCATGGCGCGATTCGTGATCGTGGGGGAGGGGCCGCTCCAGCCGGAGCTCATGGAGCAGGCGAGAACCCTCGGAATCGCCGACCGCGTGGATTTTCTCGGATTCCAGCGAGACGTCGCCGCCTGCTTCGCATCGTTCGACGTGGCCGTATTTCCCTCGCTCTGGGAAGGGACGCCGCTGACTCTGTTCGAGGCCATGGCGATGGCAAAACCGGTGGTGGCGACGACGGTCGATGGGCTGATCGACGTGCTCACGGACAGCGAGACCGCGATCCTCGTGCCGCCGCGCGACCCCGCGGCGCTCGCCTCGGCATTGATTCGGGTCCGAGATGAGCCCGGCCTGGCCGAGCGGCTTTCGGCGAGCGCCTTTTCGGCATCCCGGCAATTCGATATCGGGACGTTCGTCGGCAAGATGGAGCGACTCTACGAGCTACTGGTGGGCCGCTACCGCAGTGAAGGACGAAGGCCGCACTGGGACTACGGAAAGGACTTCGAGTTTCTCGAGGAGACCCCGGTCGCCGAGCGAGCGGATCGGACGCCGAGAGCGGTCACGCCGTGAGCGCCGTGTCGAAGCGCGTCCAGCTGGCGCTGCGCCTGGCCGTCAGCGCGGGGCTCGTTCTCCTGCTGGTGTCGCGGCTCGACACCGAGAACATGGCCCGCTTCGTGAGACGGGCCGACCTGCTGCTCGTGCTCATCACTTTCCTCGCCGTTCTCGTCGACCGTGGTCTCATGGCGGGGCGCTGGGTGGTGCTCGTGGAAGCGCTCGACGTTCGGGCGCCGCGCTTGCGGATTCTGAAGATTTTTTTCTTGAGCACGTTTTTCGGCAGCTTCCTGCCGAGCGGCGTCGGGGGAGAGGCGGTGCGTGCCCTGTCATTCGGGAAGCTCACGTCGCGCGGCGTCGAATCGGTCGCTTCGGTCGTGATGGATCGACTGCTCGGCCTGCTCTCGATGTTGCTCGCCGGGCTCCTGTCGCTCTCCGTCTTCTACCACGTGTACCCCCATCCCGCGCTCCTCGGGATCGTCATCGCCTCGTCGCTCCTGGTCGTGGCCGTCCTCGCGCTCTCGCTCTCGCCCAGAGTTCACACCCGGGCTCTGAGCTGGCACTCGTCGCCCTGGTTGACTCAGGGTGTGGGAGCCCTCGCGCGTTACCGGAATCGCATGTGGGTCCTGGTCCTCGTGCTCGGAATGTCCCTCGCGGTGCAGTTGCTGCGCATCGTTCAGGCCTATCTGCTCTCCGAGGCGATGGGACTCGGCACCGAAGCCATCTATTTCTTTTGCTTCATCCCACCGATCCTCATCGTGACCATGCTGCCGGTGTCGATCGGTGGGTGGGGGACCGCGAACCTGGCCTACGTGGCTCTCTTCTCCCAGGTGGGCATGGACCCCGAGGGGGCGTTCGTGCTCTCGGTTCTGATACTCGCCCTCGGCGTTCTCGGCAACCTTCCCGGCGGGCTCATCTATGCCTGGGAGGGATTTGCCGCGGCCGAGCCTCGGGAGAAACCGGGGAGCTCGAGAGCGTGATCGAACGCCAGAGCCGATGTGTCCTGGTGGTGACATCGGACGTTCCGTTCGTGGACGGCGGCCATCGCGTGATCGCGAGAGAGATCGAGCGCGCTCTCGAGAGGGCGGGCCATCGGGCCGAAATCGTTCGCACGCCCCAGAATCGGTTCGGCCGGCAGTTCACCGCCTATGTGGCGAACTGGTGCACCGATGTCGGCTTGACCGGAGACGGTGAGCCCGT is a genomic window of Vicinamibacteria bacterium containing:
- a CDS encoding glycosyltransferase: MHGVKRLFAWMIPRFDRSRFHVSLLSLRKKDVSEDPLESYGFPVYYLEKGKFDPTTLPALVSLLSRLRIDVVQTHGYGATTFGRLAAVWRGIPNVLHEHANLTDTPWFQKIPDKLLDPFTDVAIAVSASTREFCIHARRLSPERVKRVYLGAPLEDFRPFSGDAALAARRRLGLPDRGEIFGTVTRLHESKGNRYFLDAASILASKRPMARFVIVGEGPLQPELMEQARTLGIADRVDFLGFQRDVAACFASFDVAVFPSLWEGTPLTLFEAMAMAKPVVATTVDGLIDVLTDSETAILVPPRDPAALASALIRVRDEPGLAERLSASAFSASRQFDIGTFVGKMERLYELLVGRYRSEGRRPHWDYGKDFEFLEETPVAERADRTPRAVTP
- a CDS encoding lysylphosphatidylglycerol synthase transmembrane domain-containing protein; its protein translation is MSAVSKRVQLALRLAVSAGLVLLLVSRLDTENMARFVRRADLLLVLITFLAVLVDRGLMAGRWVVLVEALDVRAPRLRILKIFFLSTFFGSFLPSGVGGEAVRALSFGKLTSRGVESVASVVMDRLLGLLSMLLAGLLSLSVFYHVYPHPALLGIVIASSLLVVAVLALSLSPRVHTRALSWHSSPWLTQGVGALARYRNRMWVLVLVLGMSLAVQLLRIVQAYLLSEAMGLGTEAIYFFCFIPPILIVTMLPVSIGGWGTANLAYVALFSQVGMDPEGAFVLSVLILALGVLGNLPGGLIYAWEGFAAAEPREKPGSSRA